The genomic stretch CGAGATCGCCCATCTCATCGACGAATTCGAAGAAGGAAAAGATCGCCGCCAAGGCCACGAGGACCGTGGCGGTCGAGGCCATGACGGCGCTGCCGATGTAGCGGGCCAGGATCTTCATTGCCCAGGAGGTTCTAAGCCCACGATCTCAACGCGCGATGGCGCCGTACTATACCTCAAGACCCGCCGTGTGTGGCCCAGGATCGGCACCGGGCGGTCGGTTGCGCGATGGGCGGTCCTCGCTTAGTTTATACTCCAAAGTTTACGGCGCGATCACGGGCCCCGCGGTTCGCGGGACTGCATGTCGCATCACCATCCCTCACCAGCTGGCGCGAGAGGTAGAGTCATGAAAAGGATAGGTCGCATGGGCCTCATGGCCGTGCTCGGCTTGTTCAGCCTGGCGTTAGCCGCGGTGCCGCGGGATCCCTCGGAGCTGATCAAGACGACCGCCGAACAGGTACGGGCGCGGGTGGCCGTCGAGCGCGATATCCTGCGTACCGACCGCGAGCGCCTGCATCAGCTCGTCGACGACGTGATCCTGCCACACTTCGATTTCGCCCAGATGTCCCAGCGGGTCCTCGGCGAGCACTGGCGGGGTGCCAACAGCACCCAGCGCGAGCGCTTCATCGATGAGTTTCGCAAGTTGTTGATCCGCACCTACGCGCTGGCGTTGCTGGACTATGTCGATCGGGAGGTCCGCTATTTCCCGGTGCGCGCCGAGCCCGGCGCCCAGAAGGTCACGGTCAAGACCGAGATCGACCGGCCGGGCGGGGCCGCCATGCCGATCAGCTATCGCCTGCACGTTATCGGCGATGCGTGGAAGGTGAACGATATCACGGTCGATGGGGTGAGCCTGGTGAACACCTACCAGGCGTCGTTTCGATCGGAGGTCCGCAAGGGCGGCATCGACGGCCTCATCGACAGCCTCGCGGCCAAGAATGCGACGAAACCGTCCCCGCAATAGCGTGACCCTGTCGCAGCGGGGGGCGGGTGTGTGGCACCTGGCGGGGGTGCTGGACATGACGTCCGTGCCGACGCTAAGCGACGCGGCCCACGCCCTCGTCGATGCCCCGGAGGTGCTCGTGGACCTCTGCGATGTGACGCGCATGGACAGCGCCGGGCTCGCACTCCTGGTGGACTGGCAGGGACAGGCGCGCGGGCGTCGCACCGCCCTGCGCTTCCGCAACCTGCCCGCGGGCATCGCGGCGATCGCCGAGGTCTACGGGCTCGGCGCCGTCCTGCCCGGAGAGGTCTTCGGGGCCCGGGAGCCTCTGCCGGCATCCGCTGGACGGGGCCCGCCCGACCCCCCTGTGTCAACATAGCGGCGTGAGCTCACCGAAGCCATGACCCCCACGGACATCCAGCGCTTGATCGAGGATGGGATCCCGGGTAGCCGCGCGCAAGTCCGGGGCGAGGACGGAGTCCACTTCGAGGCGTCGGTCGTCAGCCCCGCTTTCCGCGGTCTCAACGCCCTAGAGAGACACCGCCTCGTCTACCAGAGCCTCGGGCGCTCCATGGAGAGCGCCATCCATGCCCTGTCGATCGAGACCCTGACCCCCGAGGAACAGGATGCCCGGCTGCGCTTGCGGGGCGGCGGCGCGGAGTAGCCCGCCACCTCGCTCGCAGCGATCGCCGGCGGCGCGGCCGTGGACAAGCTGATCATCACGGGCGGCGTGCCCTTGCGCGGCGAGATCCGCGTCTCGGGCGCCAAGAACGCGGCCTTGCCGATCCTCTGCGCCACCCTCCTCTGCGACGGCGCGGTGACCATCGGCAACGTGCCGCATCTGCGCGACATCACCACCACCCTAGAGCTCCTGGGACGCATGGGCGTCGAGCTGATGGTGGATGATGAGATGAACATCAAGGTCGACGGCGGCACGTTGAACGACGTGCGTGCCCCCTACGAGCTGGTGCGTACCATGCGCGCCTCGATACTGGTGCTGGGTCCCTTGCTGGCGCGCTACGGCCGCGCGGAGGTGTCCCTGCCGGGAGGCTGCGCCATCGGCTCACGGCCCGTCAACCTCCATCTCCAGGGCCTCGCGGCGATGGGCGCGGAGATCACGGTCGAGGGCGGCTACATCCGCGCCTCGGCGGATCGCCTAAAAGGGGCGCATCTGGTCCTGGACCCGGTCACCGTGACCGGGACCGAGAACCTGATGATGGCCGCCACGCTCGCGCAAGGCGAGACCGTGATCGGCAACGCCGCGCGCGAGCCCGAGTTGGTGGATCTCGCGACCTGCCTCAATCACATGGGCGCGCGCATCGAGGGCGCCGGCAGCGACACCATCCGCGTGCATGGCGTCGACCGGCTGTCCGGGGCGCGTCA from Pseudomonadota bacterium encodes the following:
- a CDS encoding ABC transporter substrate-binding protein produces the protein MKRIGRMGLMAVLGLFSLALAAVPRDPSELIKTTAEQVRARVAVERDILRTDRERLHQLVDDVILPHFDFAQMSQRVLGEHWRGANSTQRERFIDEFRKLLIRTYALALLDYVDREVRYFPVRAEPGAQKVTVKTEIDRPGGAAMPISYRLHVIGDAWKVNDITVDGVSLVNTYQASFRSEVRKGGIDGLIDSLAAKNATKPSPQ
- the murA gene encoding UDP-N-acetylglucosamine 1-carboxyvinyltransferase encodes the protein MDKLIITGGVPLRGEIRVSGAKNAALPILCATLLCDGAVTIGNVPHLRDITTTLELLGRMGVELMVDDEMNIKVDGGTLNDVRAPYELVRTMRASILVLGPLLARYGRAEVSLPGGCAIGSRPVNLHLQGLAAMGAEITVEGGYIRASADRLKGAHLVLDPVTVTGTENLMMAATLAQGETVIGNAAREPELVDLATCLNHMGARIEGAGSDTIRVHGVDRLSGARHHIMPDRIEAGTYLVAAAMTGGKVRLNGAEPHYLEAVIAKLIEAGADIESGPDWITLRMARGRPRAVDAHTLPYPGFPTDMQAQFTAMNCIAEGTGAITESVFENRFMHVPELERMGAEVRLEGNTVITSGVERLVGAPVMATDLRASASLVLAGLVAEGDTVVDRIYHVDRGYEAIEEKLAQLGARIRRVRG
- a CDS encoding BolA/IbaG family iron-sulfur metabolism protein; translated protein: MTPTDIQRLIEDGIPGSRAQVRGEDGVHFEASVVSPAFRGLNALERHRLVYQSLGRSMESAIHALSIETLTPEEQDARLRLRGGGAE
- a CDS encoding STAS domain-containing protein encodes the protein MTLSQRGAGVWHLAGVLDMTSVPTLSDAAHALVDAPEVLVDLCDVTRMDSAGLALLVDWQGQARGRRTALRFRNLPAGIAAIAEVYGLGAVLPGEVFGAREPLPASAGRGPPDPPVST